The Coffea eugenioides isolate CCC68of chromosome 8, Ceug_1.0, whole genome shotgun sequence genome has a segment encoding these proteins:
- the LOC113780532 gene encoding type 2 DNA topoisomerase 6 subunit B-like, whose product MYATSAGISDNEIHTFSLNINETISSGRLTKLSSISKCGAKFSGTEAVLSTAESLNDLQSDISLFLHKMSMVKLPTVAVELLVDSLGVRGSQLQSCVLAVDCSPLPSSATNIERLKSGLEEYVLKHGNRLENFCQLCFSTAEHLKVGTGMAKRSGTSQSKRQMMEAVVVISETSEPAFPACCRPSGKRTEVFFFKDFTPCSIPQPSLDALTSIKWKDYGLTLKRITDQDDIALLEWENLPPNFHIDIALHSYHKEYPFAGNRQADKTFTRKALKLALDELKETNDKALLSSHALKICNYAPDLAKTIAGLVLSSCDINFKKECFSVLGLQCQKLEASGLENCIKDKILSAIGSNDRKAQRTREPAAILFQNECFQLDFQDEDYEDGEEMFSSLKL is encoded by the exons ATGTATGCCACTTCTGCAGGCATTTCTGATAATGAAATCCATACTTTCAGCTTGAACATAAATGAAACCATCTCCTCAGGGAGGCTGACAAAGCTATCTTCAATTTCGAAATGTGGTGCAAAATTCAG TGGGACTGAAGCTGTGCTATCAACAGCTGAAAGTTTAAACGACTTGCAGAGTGACATAAGCTTATTTCTCCATAAG ATGTCCATGGTGAAATTACCT ACAGTTGCTGTTGAATTATTGGTGGACAGTCTAGGTGTACGGGGTTCACAGTTACAGAGTTGTGTTCTTGCAGTTGACTGCAGTCCTCTCCCTTCTTCTGCCACAAACATTGAACGTCTGAAGTCAGGCCTTGAAGAATATGTTCTCAAGCATGGAAATAGACTGgaaaatttttgtcaattatgCTTCTCAACTGC GGAACATCTGAAGGTTGGAACTGGCATGGCTAAAAGGTCAGGTACAAGTCAAAGTAAAAGGCAGATGATGGAAGCTGTCGTTGTTATCAGTGAAACATCAGAACCAGCCTTTCCTGCCTGTTGCAGGCCCTCTGGCAAAAGAACAGAG GTCTTCTTTTTTAAGGACTTCACACCTTGCTCAATTCCCCAACCATCTTTGGATGCATTGACAAGCATCAAGTGGAAAGATTATGGTCTTACCCTGAAGAGGATTACTGATCAAGATGATATTGCACTTCTGGAATGGGAAAACCTGCCACCAAACTTCCACATTGACATTGCCCTCCACAGTTACCATAAAGAATATCCATT CGCAGGTAACAGACAAGCAGACAAAACATTCACCAGAAAAGCTCTCAAGCTTGCGCTCGATGAACTGAAAGAAACCAATGATAAGGCTCTTCTAAGTTCTCATGCACTTAAG ATTTGCAATTATGCACCTGATCTTGCGAAAACAATTGCTGGCCTAGTTTTGTCATCATGTGACATCAACTTCAAAAAAGAGTGCTTCTCTGTTCTTGGATTGCAATGCCAAAAACTCGAGGCAAGTGGCCTTGAAAACTGCATAAAGGACAAGATACTATCAGCCATAGGTTCAAATGACAGAAAGGCCCAACGAACCAGAGAACCTGCAGCtattctttttcaaaatgaatgCTTCCAGTTGGACTTCCAAGACGAAGATTATGAAGATGGTGAGGAAATGTTTAGCTCCTTAAAGTTGTAG